The segment ATCAGAAGGAAGTTCATAATTGATCTTCGTTGAGGGGTTGAATGGATTGGGATAGTTTTGTGTTAGTTTGAAATCTTTTGGAAGGACTGTTTGTGAATTTCCCACTGAGGTTGTGGTGTTGAAAATGAAGTGTGTTTCTGGGGTTGTAATATTCACGTGTAAATTTTGATACACTGCAAAAATTTTCGTGAATGGATTAACTTCATTTCGCCAGGTTATTAATTGCTGAGGGTTCCCTGATCCACGACGTTGACCTTTAATAATTATTCTTGCTATCTCTGTGCCATCTCCCGTATCAGAGATGACGATTACTCCGTTGTTTGGTGCTGTTGCCGACATAACAACGATTCCAGAAGGTGAAATTTGATTATTATAGATGAAGTCACCTATAGTTCTCATGCTTGTCGGGTAGAATTGAGCCGTGTCAATTTGGGCAATATACTGTGATCCATTATACTCAAATCGCGTACCTGTTGATTTTAAGTATACGTCAAGTACTATACTGTCAGTGGTCGACTGAACAATTCCACCTTTTAGGGTATAAGTTGGGAGCTCGAGTGGACTATCAATTTGTCGTCTAGTGCGTCCAATCATTCTATCTTTCATATCAAACTTTCCATCTGCATTATAATCCAGTGCAAATGGGAAAACGAAAGGATTCTTTTTTGCAAATTTTTGGTACTGCTTGTCGTACGAGTCGATCCGTCCATTCATGTTGTAGTCAATCACTCTGTTGATGAGTATAGAATCTTGCCATGGCTCTCCGTTGGCCACACAGAAAGGAATTCCTGATCCCCAACAATAGAAATATTCCGCAAGACGGGCATCTTCTATGTCAACTTCGGAATTAAGATTACAATCTGTATCATCGTAAACCTCTATTTTACCGGTATCGTTTAAGCAGGCTCGTCTGTCACCATCATCAACAAAATGGTCACCTTTGCCGAAATAAAAGCCTGTGTATGGTCCAGCAACGTCACCGGGAATCATGCACCATGTTCCGTCTATCATCTGAACAGCAGCGAAATAACCGCCCCAGATTTTGTTAACATCTGACGTAAAGTCATACGTTGAAATCGCGGTGTCAGTCTGAATTGGAGTTGACGACATAACTCCGTTGTGATTTCGATGAACAACGCAAATATAGTAATCCTTTTCTGGGTTTACAGAAAACTTAAGGAATTTTTCTTTGTTATTAAAATCCCTTATATTTCCGGAGCTATCCAAACGGGCTAGCCTCCAGTGCATTTCTGTTGGATTGTATGGATTGTCCACTAAAATAACTTGGATGAAATCCACCATTTGTGACGTGACGATGTCTTGTTCAAAACAGTTATCGGCGAAATCAATCCATTTTAATTGCCAAGGATATTTTGTATCGAAAAAATTAGTATCTGTAAGCCGCTGTGGGATTCTGTTTGATTCAAAAAGCTTCGTATGCATTCGGCCAGTATATGGATTAAAGGCGCCTGCAAGCATTACTTTTACAGCGACCTTTATATAGCGAAAATCTTCGCTTGTACTTGTATCTCTTTCAACGCAGTCATCGTTTTTTATGAACGTTTTAGCTGCTTGAGACTGTATCGGTTTTGAACCGATAGATCCGAGTATGAATATCACACTCAGGATCAAGAAGGAAATCTTTTTCATTTGATTCTCCTTTGATTTTTTGGTTAAAAATATTTTTAATGTATCTCCTTTCTACCTTTGCTATATCATAATTTTATTTTTTTGTCAATTATTTTTTTCAAGGGTAAAATGCTCAATAAAATATGGGTAAATATACAAATTATGCCTTGGAAAGCGTCTGATTAAATTTTAGAATTTGTATTTTTCTAATTTTACAATTTAGTCGATTTTTATTGACTTTTGACTAAAAAAATGCTAATAAAAAGAAAAGATTTTTTTGTTCATTATAAAAATGGA is part of the Candidatus Falkowbacteria bacterium genome and harbors:
- a CDS encoding T9SS type A sorting domain-containing protein, which encodes MKKISFLILSVIFILGSIGSKPIQSQAAKTFIKNDDCVERDTSTSEDFRYIKVAVKVMLAGAFNPYTGRMHTKLFESNRIPQRLTDTNFFDTKYPWQLKWIDFADNCFEQDIVTSQMVDFIQVILVDNPYNPTEMHWRLARLDSSGNIRDFNNKEKFLKFSVNPEKDYYICVVHRNHNGVMSSTPIQTDTAISTYDFTSDVNKIWGGYFAAVQMIDGTWCMIPGDVAGPYTGFYFGKGDHFVDDGDRRACLNDTGKIEVYDDTDCNLNSEVDIEDARLAEYFYCWGSGIPFCVANGEPWQDSILINRVIDYNMNGRIDSYDKQYQKFAKKNPFVFPFALDYNADGKFDMKDRMIGRTRRQIDSPLELPTYTLKGGIVQSTTDSIVLDVYLKSTGTRFEYNGSQYIAQIDTAQFYPTSMRTIGDFIYNNQISPSGIVVMSATAPNNGVIVISDTGDGTEIARIIIKGQRRGSGNPQQLITWRNEVNPFTKIFAVYQNLHVNITTPETHFIFNTTTSVGNSQTVLPKDFKLTQNYPNPFNPSTKINYELPSDGIVSIKLFNVSGKEVATLVNEVKTAGYYTVTFNASNLPSGAYFYRLEAESFIETKKMLLIK